One window of Tenacibaculum maritimum NCIMB 2154 genomic DNA carries:
- a CDS encoding pseudouridine synthase, whose protein sequence is MNSKNNSSRGRHAAKSNSPQKKGKFQKNFKKTTTAQNTSTENTGIRLNKFISNSGICSRREADTYIEHGSVTVNGELVTEMGYKVQPNDAVRFDGTLISPEQKKYILLNKPKNYITTMEDDRGRKTVMELVSNATKERIYPVGRLDRNTTGLLLFTNDGELAKKLTHPKHNVRKLYHASLDRKLDLKDLNKLRGDVIIEGKKVFIDAVSYVEGEQKTEVGIEIHSGRNRIVRKIFEHVGYKVVKLDRVIFAGMTKKNLPRGRWRELTSLEVSSLQML, encoded by the coding sequence ATGAATTCAAAAAATAACTCGTCGAGAGGACGACACGCCGCTAAAAGCAACAGTCCTCAAAAAAAAGGTAAATTTCAAAAAAACTTTAAGAAAACTACTACAGCTCAAAACACTTCTACTGAGAATACTGGAATCCGATTGAATAAATTTATTTCAAATTCAGGAATATGCTCTAGAAGAGAAGCTGATACTTATATAGAACACGGTAGTGTTACAGTGAATGGTGAGCTAGTTACAGAAATGGGCTATAAAGTACAACCTAATGATGCTGTTCGCTTTGATGGGACCTTGATTTCTCCTGAGCAAAAAAAATACATATTGCTTAATAAACCTAAAAACTACATTACTACTATGGAAGATGATCGTGGTAGAAAAACGGTAATGGAGCTAGTTAGCAATGCCACTAAAGAACGTATTTACCCTGTTGGCCGTTTGGATAGAAACACTACAGGACTACTACTCTTTACAAATGACGGTGAATTGGCTAAGAAATTAACACATCCAAAACACAATGTTCGTAAATTGTACCATGCTTCTTTAGATAGGAAATTAGACTTAAAAGATTTAAACAAACTTCGTGGTGATGTAATTATTGAAGGTAAAAAAGTATTTATTGACGCGGTTTCCTATGTTGAAGGAGAGCAAAAAACCGAAGTTGGTATTGAAATCCACTCTGGTAGAAACAGAATTGTTCGTAAAATATTTGAGCACGTAGGCTACAAAGTTGTAAAACTAGATAGAGTTATTTTTGCAGGTATGACCAAAAAGAATTTACCTAGAGGAAGATGGAGAGAACTAACTTCTTTAGAAGTAAGTAGTTTACAAATGTTATAA